A section of the Rummeliibacillus pycnus genome encodes:
- a CDS encoding AAA domain-containing protein, with translation MAQVMAKPAVMRTNLILTNKAREGILAWAKDEHAFFHLQKSFVVHIEHVQNTAQDEMAVTLYFDNIENTVLAEKLDAQVAVMNCVVKYEGLLATNFRVLSNRVPVHTNRRFKTKMQFATNASNTVGLPLELHNKIRELPIAEERSKYVQKRISSWEGYLKIQERDATIDDMKASFSHYEFNEDFSRVTFKISGLKESEWQKVQGLSAKIQGSKDELGAVLKAHPAKKTVEIELRPFIQVQIRKDKWHPKIKELVFSNFATLSQIRRLRKGFSDLEKGFAANANLEKILFEERPRITPPKKRVELQFDNRLNEFQREAVIGAMSAEDLYVIQGPPGTGKTTVISEICQQNAKAGLKTLVASQSNLAVDNALSRLLANKDIRILRYGRTESIEEEGKKFIEENVALYWREQTLHDLEAELAIHRDRTAELDTAIKKKEAELQGLQTQLQVLNEKIIQQEQAEKEYVVVEEKIKTLKKSLGVLRKELRRLEEQTTTLTTKKKDAQQQIEQFKDLLSKYGSLEKIKEVERQKQEEVVKLRQQVAYLIAKGELEEAEVSLKNARTAYTDWLENHKKLQASIEDIEECKKIQDLNVFMEEHHIQANTKIEWQRNSFNRIKAQMFGYNEWKDVRNRLNSAIGFLEKKIGITQSQQILQKVEAQAANGYSSYSIREVDQAIDHFKKFLLETPDLFVNQLYGYLERLYNRRLFVEEQFGMLENQRLEIMRLFQMMKQEVHNQVSYILNTSKQHESGLLNVGNRWNTEVEQLKKKIDQLQVTIREEEIAVPLVELQNQLIHLEKEIAEITEQQQVVASTLPKLQQIEDELELIVQDEAKALEEFSLKEGQVKEVNTKGLVQEKKLKELEQILQQDLTRQKQYTEETISSVQKTIEKLLHDQQQLPIKQQLQQQWHQLLLNASEHDLDEIRKLYVNHANVIGTTCVASARKEFMDNYPTFDVVIIDEVSKATPPELLLPMLKGKKIILVGDHHQLPPLIGDDTLEETLKAIIDESDDLQEINELKKLLKESLFERLFKNLPKSNKQMLAIQYRMHENIMKTITPFYKNEDNYLRCGLEESDKVRDHFLEGNYVKRSDHLIWLDMPSKKPYFEEQMKNGKSRFNPGELDTIRHTLLDLNHATEMAIASGNLPEGTKKSVGVISFYGEQVKKIDHLVQQELKLDHLQLRTGTVDRFQGMEMDVIIVSMVRNTEHKGGDIGFANDYRRLNVALSRARELLILVGSTDMFTKRAKKKESREMYSYLLEVVKSQNGLRDEEGNPK, from the coding sequence ATGGCACAAGTAATGGCTAAGCCTGCAGTGATGCGTACAAATTTAATACTTACGAACAAAGCGCGTGAAGGCATCTTAGCATGGGCGAAAGATGAACATGCTTTTTTTCATCTGCAAAAATCATTTGTTGTGCATATTGAGCATGTTCAGAATACTGCACAAGATGAAATGGCTGTTACACTCTATTTTGATAATATAGAAAATACTGTACTAGCAGAAAAACTAGATGCACAAGTAGCAGTGATGAATTGTGTAGTTAAGTATGAAGGTTTACTGGCAACAAATTTCCGTGTGTTAAGTAATCGAGTACCTGTTCATACGAATCGGCGCTTTAAAACCAAAATGCAGTTCGCAACAAATGCAAGCAATACAGTGGGTTTACCACTTGAATTACACAATAAAATTCGCGAACTACCAATTGCAGAAGAACGTTCCAAATATGTTCAAAAACGTATTTCTAGCTGGGAAGGTTATTTAAAAATTCAAGAAAGAGATGCAACGATAGATGATATGAAAGCATCTTTTTCTCACTACGAGTTTAATGAAGATTTTAGTAGAGTAACTTTCAAAATAAGTGGATTAAAGGAAAGTGAATGGCAAAAGGTACAAGGATTAAGTGCGAAAATTCAGGGATCAAAAGATGAGTTAGGAGCTGTATTAAAAGCACACCCTGCAAAAAAAACGGTTGAAATCGAGTTACGTCCATTTATACAGGTGCAAATTCGAAAAGACAAATGGCATCCGAAAATTAAAGAATTGGTTTTTAGTAACTTTGCTACGCTTAGTCAAATCCGTAGATTACGAAAAGGATTTAGTGACTTAGAAAAAGGTTTTGCTGCCAATGCCAATTTAGAGAAGATTCTCTTTGAAGAACGTCCTCGAATCACACCGCCTAAAAAAAGAGTAGAATTACAATTTGATAATCGACTTAATGAGTTCCAAAGGGAAGCGGTTATAGGAGCCATGTCAGCGGAGGATTTATATGTGATCCAAGGTCCTCCAGGTACAGGAAAAACAACTGTTATCTCTGAAATCTGCCAGCAAAATGCCAAAGCTGGTCTTAAAACATTAGTAGCATCCCAATCTAATTTAGCAGTGGATAATGCATTGAGTAGATTACTTGCTAATAAAGACATTCGTATTCTTCGTTATGGCCGTACGGAAAGCATCGAAGAAGAAGGCAAGAAATTCATTGAAGAAAATGTAGCTCTCTATTGGCGCGAACAAACATTACACGATTTGGAAGCGGAACTAGCTATACACAGAGATCGTACAGCAGAATTAGATACAGCAATTAAGAAAAAAGAAGCAGAATTGCAAGGGTTACAAACTCAGCTACAAGTACTGAACGAAAAGATTATTCAACAAGAGCAAGCGGAAAAAGAATATGTTGTTGTAGAAGAAAAGATTAAAACGCTAAAGAAATCATTAGGGGTATTGCGAAAAGAACTTCGTCGATTAGAAGAACAAACAACTACACTAACAACGAAGAAAAAAGATGCACAACAGCAAATTGAACAGTTTAAAGACTTACTTTCTAAATACGGTTCGTTAGAAAAAATAAAAGAAGTTGAACGGCAAAAACAAGAAGAGGTTGTAAAGTTACGCCAACAGGTTGCCTATTTAATCGCGAAAGGTGAACTGGAAGAAGCAGAAGTTTCGTTGAAAAATGCACGTACCGCTTATACTGATTGGCTTGAAAACCATAAAAAATTGCAAGCTTCAATTGAAGACATTGAAGAATGTAAAAAGATCCAAGATTTGAATGTATTTATGGAAGAACATCATATCCAGGCCAACACAAAAATTGAATGGCAACGAAATTCCTTTAATCGTATTAAAGCCCAAATGTTCGGCTATAACGAATGGAAAGATGTTAGAAATCGATTAAATAGTGCAATTGGATTTTTAGAAAAAAAAATTGGTATTACTCAGAGTCAGCAAATTTTGCAAAAAGTAGAGGCGCAAGCTGCTAATGGATATTCTTCTTATTCCATACGAGAAGTTGACCAAGCAATCGATCATTTTAAAAAATTTCTTCTTGAAACACCCGATTTATTTGTTAATCAGCTTTATGGATATCTAGAACGGTTATACAACCGTCGTCTTTTTGTTGAAGAGCAATTTGGCATGCTTGAAAATCAACGACTAGAAATTATGCGTCTATTTCAAATGATGAAACAAGAAGTTCACAACCAAGTTTCTTATATATTAAATACATCGAAACAACATGAAAGTGGATTATTGAATGTAGGAAATCGTTGGAATACAGAGGTTGAACAATTAAAGAAGAAGATTGATCAATTACAGGTTACGATTAGAGAGGAAGAAATAGCTGTTCCACTAGTTGAATTGCAAAATCAATTGATACATCTAGAAAAAGAAATAGCTGAAATTACCGAGCAACAACAAGTAGTTGCCTCAACTTTACCAAAGCTTCAACAAATAGAAGATGAGTTAGAACTAATTGTTCAGGACGAAGCAAAAGCATTAGAAGAATTTTCATTAAAAGAGGGACAAGTGAAGGAAGTTAATACCAAGGGACTTGTTCAAGAAAAAAAATTAAAAGAACTAGAACAAATTCTGCAGCAGGATTTAACGAGACAAAAGCAATATACAGAAGAGACAATTAGTAGTGTGCAAAAGACAATTGAAAAACTACTACACGATCAGCAACAATTACCAATCAAACAACAGTTGCAACAACAATGGCATCAGTTATTGTTAAATGCCAGTGAACATGATTTAGATGAAATTAGAAAACTGTATGTAAATCATGCCAATGTAATCGGGACTACTTGTGTGGCTTCTGCGAGAAAAGAATTTATGGATAACTATCCTACCTTTGATGTTGTCATTATTGATGAGGTATCAAAAGCAACACCACCAGAGTTACTTCTTCCTATGTTAAAAGGGAAGAAAATCATCTTAGTAGGTGATCACCATCAACTACCGCCGTTAATCGGAGATGACACATTAGAAGAAACATTAAAAGCGATTATTGATGAAAGTGATGATTTACAAGAAATTAATGAGTTGAAAAAATTATTAAAAGAATCATTATTCGAACGCTTATTTAAAAATTTACCGAAGAGTAATAAGCAAATGCTAGCGATTCAATATCGTATGCATGAGAACATTATGAAAACCATTACGCCATTTTATAAAAATGAAGATAATTATCTACGCTGTGGTTTAGAAGAATCGGATAAAGTACGCGACCATTTCTTAGAAGGAAATTATGTAAAACGCAGTGATCATTTAATATGGCTCGATATGCCAAGTAAGAAACCCTATTTTGAAGAGCAGATGAAAAATGGCAAGAGTCGATTTAATCCAGGAGAATTAGATACGATTCGTCATACATTACTAGATCTCAATCATGCAACTGAAATGGCTATTGCAAGTGGTAATTTACCAGAAGGTACAAAGAAAAGCGTAGGGGTAATCAGTTTCTATGGTGAACAAGTAAAGAAAATAGACCATCTTGTGCAACAAGAACTGAAACTAGATCACTTACAACTTCGTACAGGAACAGTTGACCGATTCCAAGGTATGGAAATGGATGTCATTATCGTTAGTATGGTCCGCAATACGGAGCATAAGGGTGGAGACATTGGGTTTGCCAATGATTATCGTCGATTAAATGTAGCGTTATCACGTGCAAGAGAATTGCTTATTCTCGTAGGAAGTACTGATATGTTTACAAAACGTGCGAAGAAAAAAGAGTCTCGTGAAATGTATAGCTATTTACTTGAAGTTGTAAAATCACAGAACGGCCTTCGTGATGAGGAAGGAAATCCAAAATAG
- a CDS encoding coproporphyrinogen III oxidase, whose protein sequence is MKVLKIDQEYPQDFMRVFHDITNLFFEDTKLAKKDMTPDLVVHFDHYTDEDFTIISDATLQVKDQLYKSHFEQKYETEGTEKEQKIRLKRALSYVLLDTLEQMTGIKQQWGILTGIRPTKLYHKFRKAGLSDEEIHDKLTDEFSLADEKISMLNRIVKNQLKTIPDLDTIGNEVSIYIGIPFCPTKCAYCTFPAYAIQSNRKKGRVATFLDGLHYEIEEMGKWLKEHDMRITSVYWGGGTPTSIEADEMDALYQTMFDSFPHTETIREITVEAGRPDTITPEKLAVLKKWGIDRISVNPQSYTDETLKAIGRHHSVQETIDKFWMAREAGMNNINMDLIIGLPNEGIEEFEHSLSESEKMMPESLTVHTLSFKRASEMTHNKEKYKVADRKTAEAMMHRAHNWTTEHGYTPYYLYRQKNILGNLENVGYSLPGEESIYNIVIMEEVQTIIGLGCGASTKLVNSDNGKITQYYNPKDPAAYILTFEEATHKKIQALDKLYGFETSK, encoded by the coding sequence ATGAAAGTATTAAAAATAGATCAAGAATACCCACAAGATTTTATGCGAGTATTTCATGATATCACCAATTTATTTTTTGAAGATACAAAGCTTGCGAAAAAGGACATGACTCCAGATTTAGTGGTTCATTTTGATCATTATACGGATGAGGATTTTACTATTATTTCAGATGCAACCCTTCAAGTAAAAGACCAGCTGTATAAAAGTCATTTCGAGCAAAAGTATGAAACAGAGGGAACTGAAAAAGAGCAAAAAATCCGATTGAAACGTGCACTATCATATGTTTTACTGGATACGCTTGAACAAATGACAGGAATTAAACAACAATGGGGGATTCTAACAGGTATTCGTCCGACAAAGCTTTACCATAAATTTAGAAAAGCTGGATTATCAGATGAAGAAATTCATGATAAGCTGACAGATGAATTTAGCTTAGCTGATGAAAAAATTAGTATGTTAAATCGAATTGTGAAAAACCAGCTAAAGACAATTCCTGACTTAGACACAATTGGTAATGAAGTCAGTATTTATATTGGTATTCCGTTTTGTCCGACAAAATGTGCTTATTGTACATTCCCAGCATATGCTATTCAAAGTAACCGAAAAAAGGGCAGAGTTGCGACGTTTTTAGATGGTTTGCACTATGAAATCGAAGAAATGGGAAAATGGTTAAAAGAACATGATATGAGAATTACTTCTGTATATTGGGGAGGGGGTACTCCTACTTCTATAGAAGCAGATGAAATGGATGCATTGTATCAAACGATGTTTGATTCGTTCCCACATACTGAAACTATTCGTGAAATTACAGTTGAAGCAGGAAGACCAGACACCATTACTCCTGAAAAATTAGCAGTATTGAAAAAATGGGGAATCGATCGTATTAGCGTTAATCCACAATCATATACAGATGAAACATTGAAGGCAATTGGTCGGCATCATTCAGTTCAAGAAACAATTGATAAATTCTGGATGGCAAGAGAAGCAGGTATGAATAATATTAATATGGACCTGATCATAGGACTTCCAAATGAAGGTATTGAAGAATTTGAGCATTCACTAAGTGAATCTGAGAAAATGATGCCGGAATCACTGACAGTTCATACACTATCCTTTAAACGTGCATCAGAAATGACGCACAACAAAGAAAAATATAAAGTAGCGGACCGAAAAACGGCAGAAGCTATGATGCACCGTGCTCATAATTGGACAACTGAACATGGGTATACACCATATTATCTATACAGACAAAAGAATATTTTAGGGAATTTAGAGAATGTAGGTTACTCTCTTCCGGGGGAAGAAAGTATATATAATATTGTCATCATGGAAGAGGTCCAAACAATTATTGGACTAGGATGTGGTGCTTCTACAAAGCTTGTTAATTCAGACAACGGCAAAATCACTCAATATTATAATCCAAAAGATCCTGCAGCATATATCCTTACTTTTGAAGAAGCGACTCATAAAAAAATCCAGGCTTTAGATAAGTTATATGGATTTGAGACAAGTAAATAA
- a CDS encoding DUF445 domain-containing protein has product MHTLLSILFMTVVGAVIGGLTNFIAIKMLFRPHNPIYLGSWRLPFTPGLIPRRRDELAKQLGKTVVNYLLTPEMFRKKLFTEVNRRIVEQWLNDKIKENVFTEEKTINEWIQQIGIINLPQTIEGKIDTIVVEQMNHLQHVLSTNSIEALLPESWQAKATTKIPEISRYILQKGESYFESEEGYQTIKRLIDDFLDSKGTLGGMIQMFLGDSSSLVGRVQKEMNKFFNAPGTMVLLTNLLTSEWQKLKVQSVPQLLGELDFTSTTTRIQTYVKEELQLENRMDKPLVYYWKDGAEWLAQNIVPQLIAKGFVMAEDQLEEAINRLNLQEIVREQVDSFPVEVLEDLVLGISKREFKMITLLGYVLGGVIGVIQGVIVTIF; this is encoded by the coding sequence ATGCATACGCTATTATCGATTTTATTTATGACGGTTGTAGGAGCGGTAATTGGTGGACTTACAAACTTTATTGCCATTAAAATGTTGTTTAGACCACATAATCCGATTTATCTTGGTTCTTGGCGATTGCCATTTACACCTGGTTTAATCCCTAGAAGACGTGATGAACTAGCGAAACAACTTGGGAAAACTGTTGTGAACTATTTATTGACGCCAGAAATGTTCCGAAAAAAATTGTTCACTGAAGTTAACAGACGAATAGTAGAACAATGGTTAAATGATAAAATCAAAGAAAATGTATTTACCGAAGAAAAAACAATTAATGAGTGGATTCAACAAATTGGGATAATCAATTTACCACAAACAATTGAAGGTAAGATTGATACTATTGTAGTAGAACAAATGAATCATTTGCAACATGTTCTTTCAACAAATTCTATTGAGGCTTTGTTGCCAGAATCTTGGCAAGCAAAAGCAACGACGAAGATACCTGAAATATCTCGTTATATTTTGCAAAAAGGTGAATCTTATTTTGAATCAGAAGAAGGCTATCAAACGATTAAACGTTTAATCGATGACTTTTTAGATTCCAAGGGAACACTTGGAGGAATGATTCAAATGTTCTTAGGCGATTCTTCTTCACTTGTTGGAAGAGTACAAAAAGAAATGAACAAGTTTTTTAATGCACCTGGTACTATGGTGTTATTAACTAATTTATTGACATCTGAATGGCAAAAACTAAAAGTACAATCTGTTCCGCAATTACTTGGAGAGTTAGATTTCACATCAACTACCACAAGAATCCAAACTTATGTAAAAGAAGAACTACAATTAGAAAATCGTATGGACAAACCACTTGTGTATTATTGGAAAGATGGTGCAGAATGGCTAGCTCAAAATATTGTGCCACAACTAATAGCAAAAGGCTTTGTTATGGCTGAAGATCAACTTGAAGAAGCTATCAACCGTCTAAACTTGCAGGAAATTGTAAGAGAACAAGTGGATTCCTTCCCAGTAGAAGTCTTAGAAGATTTAGTGTTAGGAATATCAAAACGTGAATTTAAAATGATCACTTTACTAGGATATGTTCTTGGTGGCGTAATTGGAGTCATACAAGGAGTCATTGTAACCATATTCTAG
- a CDS encoding glycerate kinase has translation MKIIVSPDSFKGSLSATDAAKVMADAIHNLDEKIEIVRLPVADGGEGTLDALVNATNGEIKTVQVQDPLGRVITALFGVLGDGQTCIIEMAKASGLTLLSQGERNPLKASTYGTGQLILHALDEGYRTFIIGIGGSATNDGGMGMLRALGMKFLDIEGDELADGVESLQNLVEIDMSNFDERIKSAHFVIACDVDNPLVGPNGATVVFGPQKGATKEMIKGMDANLSHLADHIEKKTGIALHQKAGAGAAGGIGGAFLAFFPVQLKPGIEVVMKAIDFEHHLQSASYVLTGEGKSDLQTLSGKAPIGIAKEAAKHQVPAILVSGYVEETSKEKLANYFKQIASVVNEHVSIDESISNTAFYLKQRTTETVQRLLNL, from the coding sequence GTGAAAATTATTGTCAGCCCAGATTCTTTTAAAGGATCGTTATCCGCAACAGATGCGGCAAAAGTGATGGCAGATGCTATCCATAACCTAGATGAGAAAATTGAAATTGTACGATTACCTGTAGCAGATGGAGGTGAAGGTACACTTGATGCACTTGTGAATGCAACAAATGGTGAAATTAAAACTGTTCAAGTTCAGGATCCATTAGGAAGGGTGATTACTGCGCTATTTGGAGTTCTTGGTGATGGCCAGACTTGTATAATTGAGATGGCAAAAGCTTCAGGCTTAACACTATTATCGCAGGGAGAACGTAATCCATTAAAAGCTTCAACATATGGCACTGGGCAACTAATTCTTCATGCCTTGGATGAAGGCTACCGGACATTTATCATAGGCATTGGAGGCAGTGCTACAAATGATGGAGGAATGGGAATGCTACGCGCACTAGGTATGAAGTTTTTAGACATTGAAGGCGATGAATTAGCAGATGGTGTAGAATCATTACAAAACTTAGTGGAGATTGATATGAGCAATTTCGATGAACGAATTAAAAGTGCTCATTTTGTAATTGCATGTGATGTCGATAATCCTCTCGTAGGGCCAAATGGGGCAACTGTAGTTTTTGGCCCTCAAAAAGGTGCTACTAAAGAAATGATAAAAGGTATGGATGCTAATTTAAGCCATCTAGCAGATCATATTGAAAAAAAAACTGGTATTGCGTTACATCAAAAAGCGGGTGCAGGTGCTGCTGGTGGTATTGGAGGAGCTTTCTTAGCTTTCTTTCCAGTGCAATTAAAACCAGGAATTGAAGTTGTCATGAAAGCAATTGATTTTGAACACCATCTACAATCAGCTTCATACGTATTAACAGGAGAAGGAAAGTCGGATTTACAAACATTATCTGGAAAAGCTCCAATTGGAATTGCAAAAGAAGCAGCCAAACATCAAGTACCAGCAATATTAGTTTCCGGATATGTTGAGGAAACAAGTAAAGAAAAATTAGCAAACTATTTTAAACAGATTGCAAGTGTAGTGAATGAACATGTTTCAATAGACGAGTCAATTTCAAACACTGCATTTTATTTAAAACAAAGAACCACTGAAACAGTTCAAAGACTACTAAATTTATAA
- a CDS encoding DUF2785 domain-containing protein has translation MDEITLKKHLLDLKNEESTWKDYDQQELLDAMLEHIGSPDPELRDELIYHQFSQIIHNGDQLSDETLIDLLTKALGDEYLFYEIGEVGTDHVFKRSFSVLLITLILSKDLEHSFISLPLLDKARTELLLYLDLEHDLRGYVSEKGWAHSVAHTADAIDEIVKNPKLKVQYFPSIFQGLVNKVFTFDDVYIADEDERILAPIMTMLEIGLTLETVEGLFDKIPTFLKQQKDKIGEEKYLKLYANCKSFLKSFYIRTRSNDKWASIHQRIGKCLNEL, from the coding sequence ATGGATGAAATAACATTAAAAAAACACCTATTGGATCTAAAAAACGAAGAAAGCACATGGAAGGACTATGATCAACAAGAGCTTCTTGATGCAATGTTGGAACATATTGGCTCACCAGATCCGGAGCTTAGAGATGAATTAATCTATCATCAGTTCAGTCAAATTATTCATAATGGTGATCAACTATCAGATGAAACGCTCATTGATTTGCTAACAAAAGCATTGGGAGACGAATATTTGTTTTATGAAATAGGAGAAGTTGGTACGGATCATGTCTTTAAACGATCTTTTTCTGTCTTATTAATTACATTAATATTAAGTAAAGACTTAGAACATTCGTTTATCTCTTTACCATTATTGGATAAAGCAAGAACTGAACTATTACTATATTTAGATTTAGAACATGATTTAAGAGGATATGTCTCTGAAAAAGGATGGGCACATAGTGTTGCGCATACGGCAGATGCAATTGATGAAATAGTTAAGAACCCTAAATTGAAAGTGCAATATTTCCCCTCTATTTTCCAAGGACTTGTTAATAAAGTCTTTACTTTTGATGATGTGTATATTGCAGATGAAGATGAACGGATTTTAGCTCCAATAATGACCATGCTAGAAATTGGTTTAACACTTGAGACTGTCGAAGGTCTATTCGATAAAATTCCAACTTTTTTAAAACAACAAAAGGACAAAATAGGTGAGGAGAAATATTTGAAACTGTATGCTAACTGTAAAAGCTTTCTAAAGAGCTTTTATATTCGTACAAGATCAAATGATAAATGGGCATCCATCCACCAACGTATTGGAAAATGCTTAAATGAGTTATAG
- a CDS encoding CdaR family transcriptional regulator yields the protein MISKQLANQIVEQTMLRLHRNINVMNTNGMILASGDQLRVESIHEGAKIVAESEKPLIINEQNMHLFPKTQPGINLPIFFQNELVGIVGITGDPNEIIEISTLVQLTTEMMVHQALIASQSEWKRKMRERLFEDLFNGEPLDKVMLERLSKVSFIPEPPFHLIIMKATPKQQAYQSFVEYLEDFYNHDSVLVGKVQSEEFFILTSEIDGEIVKKQLTSLINQIKKYAHVKVGVGQVVDQLSMIHLAYDTAKTAIEYSDSTEITTFFEKVEFYSLLKKKDSPEAKHFTNRIFKHLNLKLLHTLEEYLHCNQQLALAAEALNIHRHTLSYRLNQIYEQTGYNPVVFQDAVVLQIALWLFDPYKKKELSN from the coding sequence TTGATTTCCAAACAATTAGCCAATCAAATAGTTGAACAAACTATGTTAAGACTTCATCGTAATATTAATGTGATGAATACTAATGGCATGATTTTAGCTTCTGGGGACCAGTTACGTGTTGAAAGCATTCATGAAGGCGCGAAAATTGTTGCTGAGTCAGAAAAGCCTTTAATTATTAATGAACAAAACATGCATCTATTCCCAAAAACACAGCCAGGCATTAATCTCCCCATCTTTTTTCAAAACGAATTAGTTGGAATCGTGGGTATTACCGGAGATCCAAATGAAATTATAGAAATTTCCACACTTGTACAACTCACAACAGAAATGATGGTCCATCAAGCATTAATTGCCTCCCAATCTGAATGGAAACGTAAAATGCGAGAACGTCTTTTTGAGGATTTATTCAATGGAGAACCTTTAGACAAAGTAATGCTTGAGCGATTATCAAAAGTTTCTTTTATTCCAGAACCACCTTTTCACCTAATTATTATGAAAGCAACTCCGAAACAACAAGCTTATCAATCATTTGTTGAATACTTAGAGGATTTTTATAATCATGATTCTGTTTTAGTTGGAAAAGTTCAATCGGAAGAATTTTTTATATTAACTTCCGAAATTGATGGGGAAATAGTGAAGAAACAACTAACTTCTTTAATTAACCAAATTAAAAAATATGCACATGTAAAAGTAGGCGTAGGGCAAGTAGTAGATCAATTAAGTATGATTCATCTAGCTTATGACACTGCTAAAACAGCGATTGAGTACAGTGATTCTACAGAAATAACTACATTCTTTGAAAAAGTCGAATTTTATTCATTACTAAAAAAGAAAGATTCACCTGAAGCGAAACATTTTACAAATCGAATTTTTAAACATTTAAACTTAAAATTACTACATACATTAGAAGAATACTTACATTGCAATCAACAACTTGCACTAGCAGCTGAAGCGTTAAATATTCATAGACATACATTGTCCTATAGGCTCAACCAAATTTATGAACAAACAGGATATAATCCTGTTGTTTTTCAAGATGCTGTTGTTTTGCAAATTGCCTTATGGCTTTTTGATCCATATAAAAAGAAAGAGCTATCCAATTAA
- a CDS encoding YlbF family regulator, whose protein sequence is MNNIYNEINALEGSFRKTNEFKALEEATTSVKADADAKALFQNFRKVQLSLQEKQMKGEQIGEDELQYAQKTAQLAQQNEKIAKMLQAEMALSGLIEEINRVLVKPIQGLYKELD, encoded by the coding sequence ATGAATAATATTTATAACGAAATTAATGCTTTGGAAGGATCATTCCGTAAAACAAACGAGTTTAAAGCTTTGGAAGAAGCGACTACCTCTGTAAAAGCTGATGCAGATGCAAAAGCACTTTTCCAAAACTTCCGTAAAGTTCAACTTTCATTACAAGAAAAACAAATGAAAGGTGAACAAATTGGAGAAGATGAATTACAATATGCTCAAAAAACAGCTCAACTAGCTCAACAAAATGAAAAAATTGCAAAAATGCTACAAGCTGAAATGGCATTAAGTGGTCTTATTGAAGAAATCAATCGAGTACTTGTCAAACCAATTCAAGGTTTATATAAAGAATTAGACTAA
- a CDS encoding YheE family protein, with protein sequence MIQHFSFKPLYENQQIPGWTISFFYKQNRYEGIYEKDGAINWYSETPPNEEQVKKMVHELMLFHVYD encoded by the coding sequence ATGATTCAACATTTTAGCTTCAAACCACTTTACGAAAATCAACAAATTCCTGGCTGGACAATCAGTTTCTTCTATAAACAAAATCGCTATGAAGGAATATATGAAAAAGATGGTGCCATTAATTGGTATAGTGAAACGCCACCTAATGAGGAACAAGTGAAAAAGATGGTACATGAGTTAATGCTGTTTCATGTTTATGATTAG